From Leptotrichia wadei, one genomic window encodes:
- a CDS encoding DNA-3-methyladenine glycosylase, translated as MTFEEIEKFYKKDTITVAKELLGKILISKNENEIFAGYIVETEAYLGEFDRAAHGYGKKRTPKVEALFEKAGTVYIHSIHSHKMLNIVTCEKGNPQSVLIRAIEPILNIEKMEENRGKSGILVSNGPGKFTKAFGIDDRFYKTEIQIVEKNMFEIENFSKKLENKNFKIKYDISKIDEKYLYLDFENAKIPKKIGISARIGVPNKGVWTEKKLRFFVEGNRFVSGMRKADMKDDVWE; from the coding sequence ATGACTTTTGAAGAAATAGAGAAATTTTACAAGAAAGACACGATTACGGTAGCAAAGGAGTTACTTGGAAAAATTTTGATTTCAAAGAATGAAAATGAGATATTTGCTGGATACATTGTTGAAACAGAGGCGTATTTGGGTGAATTTGACAGAGCGGCTCACGGTTATGGGAAAAAACGGACTCCAAAAGTAGAAGCGTTATTTGAAAAGGCTGGAACTGTCTATATTCATTCGATACACTCTCATAAAATGTTAAATATTGTGACTTGTGAAAAAGGAAATCCGCAAAGTGTATTAATTAGAGCAATAGAGCCAATTTTGAATATTGAAAAAATGGAAGAAAATCGTGGAAAAAGTGGAATTTTAGTGAGTAATGGTCCGGGAAAATTTACAAAGGCATTTGGGATTGACGATAGATTTTACAAGACGGAAATTCAGATTGTTGAGAAAAATATGTTTGAAATTGAAAATTTTTCTAAAAAATTAGAGAATAAAAATTTTAAAATTAAATATGACATTTCTAAAATAGATGAGAAATATTTGTATCTTGATTTTGAAAATGCTAAAATTCCTAAGAAAATAGGTATTTCTGCGAGAATTGGAGTTCCGAATAAAGGTGTTTGGACTGAGAAAAAGTTGCGATTTTTTGTGGAAGGGAATAGGTTTGTTTCTGGGATGAGGAAAGCGGATATGAAAGATGATGTTTGGGAGTGA
- a CDS encoding phosphopentomutase, translating into MKKIERITIIVLDSVGAGELPDANLFDDCGSNTLGNMAKAHGGMSLPNMGKLGLGNITEIEGTPAVESAEGAYGRAIEVSHGKDSTTGHWEIAGVPLERPFPNYQNGFSDEVIKEFEEKTGRKAMLNKPISGTVAIDQYGEEQIKTGNWIVYGSADPVFQIAANEEIIPLEELYKACEIALEICNEKSPVARVIARPYVGKKVGEFKRTANRHDFSIDPPKETMLERLEKAGLDVVGIGKTSDLFNGKGITDNRKANQDNLDGIKKTIVALKEDTKGLIFTNLVDFDAVYGHRRNVEGYVNALIEFDNWLPEIEKNLKDDEILIITADHGNDPTYKGTDHTREYIPILIYGKNVKKNVNIGTRKTFADIAATVEEILLGTEKEGSFAKEILED; encoded by the coding sequence ATGAAAAAAATTGAAAGAATAACAATAATAGTTTTAGACAGTGTTGGAGCAGGAGAATTGCCTGATGCGAATTTATTTGATGACTGTGGGTCAAATACTTTAGGAAATATGGCGAAAGCTCACGGTGGAATGAGTTTGCCTAATATGGGTAAATTAGGACTTGGAAATATTACTGAGATTGAAGGGACTCCAGCTGTGGAAAGTGCTGAAGGGGCCTATGGAAGAGCGATTGAGGTGTCGCATGGGAAAGATTCTACGACTGGACATTGGGAAATTGCTGGTGTGCCGTTGGAAAGACCGTTTCCAAACTATCAAAATGGATTTTCAGATGAAGTTATAAAGGAATTTGAAGAAAAAACTGGAAGAAAAGCTATGTTGAATAAGCCAATTTCAGGAACTGTAGCGATTGACCAATATGGAGAAGAACAAATTAAAACTGGAAATTGGATAGTTTACGGTTCAGCAGACCCTGTGTTTCAAATTGCTGCGAATGAAGAAATTATACCATTAGAAGAACTTTACAAAGCATGTGAAATCGCACTTGAAATTTGTAATGAAAAATCACCTGTGGCAAGGGTAATTGCAAGACCTTATGTTGGTAAAAAAGTTGGAGAATTTAAAAGAACTGCGAACAGACACGACTTTTCGATTGATCCGCCAAAAGAAACAATGCTTGAAAGATTGGAAAAAGCTGGACTTGATGTAGTTGGAATTGGAAAAACGAGCGACCTGTTCAATGGAAAAGGAATTACAGACAACAGAAAAGCTAATCAAGATAATTTGGATGGAATTAAGAAAACAATTGTGGCATTGAAAGAAGATACAAAAGGATTGATTTTTACTAATTTGGTTGACTTTGATGCAGTTTATGGGCATAGAAGAAATGTGGAAGGTTATGTAAATGCTTTGATTGAATTTGACAATTGGTTACCTGAAATTGAGAAAAACTTGAAAGATGATGAAATCTTGATTATCACTGCCGATCACGGAAATGACCCTACTTATAAAGGGACAGACCACACAAGAGAGTACATTCCAATATTGATTTACGGTAAAAATGTTAAAAAGAATGTAAATATTGGAACTAGAAAAACTTTTGCTGATATTGCGGCGACTGTTGAGGAAATTTTATTGGGGACTGAAAAAGAAGGAAGTTTTGCGAAGGAAATTTTGGAAGACTAG
- a CDS encoding DeoR family transcriptional regulator — MTDILTDKMTDKELQRLKILEMYFEKNNYIDNSEAQKILNVSDSTARRFLNKLVKGGILEAFGEKKGRKYRKK; from the coding sequence ATGACTGATATTTTGACTGATAAAATGACTGATAAAGAGCTTCAAAGACTGAAAATACTGGAAATGTATTTTGAGAAAAATAATTATATTGACAATAGTGAGGCTCAAAAGATTTTGAATGTTTCGGATTCTACGGCAAGAAGATTTTTGAATAAACTTGTGAAAGGTGGGATTTTGGAGGCATTTGGAGAGAAGAAAGGGAGAAAGTATAGGAAGAAATAA
- a CDS encoding RNA-guided endonuclease TnpB family protein — MKYNLAFKYRIYPNKEQELLINKTFGCVRFVYNTILYTANKFYEAGKNKIITPASLKSENQFLKEVDSLALSNAQLNVKRSFTNFFQKRAKFPRFKSKKNSVKSYTTNCVNNPIRIEENKYLILPKLKRIKLKYHREIPKNYRIKSVTLTNSNGNYYVSVLTEFEKEIQKVASKDKVIGLDFSMSELFVSSENQRADYPRYFRMLEEELKKLQKSLSKKVKFSKNWYKQKAKISKLHEYIKNCRRDFLHKLSRKLSEDYNAVVVENLNMKGMSQALNFGKSVGDNGWGMFLRMLEYKLMFLGKQFLKIDKWFPSSKTCSKCGNVKEELKLSERSYKCECCGIEIDRDYNAALNIRDVGKEMLKY, encoded by the coding sequence ATGAAATATAATTTAGCATTCAAATATAGAATTTATCCAAATAAAGAGCAGGAATTATTGATAAATAAGACTTTTGGATGTGTTCGTTTTGTCTACAATACGATCTTGTATACTGCGAATAAATTTTATGAAGCTGGAAAAAATAAAATAATTACACCTGCCAGTTTGAAAAGTGAAAATCAATTTCTAAAAGAAGTAGACAGTTTGGCACTTTCAAATGCTCAATTGAATGTAAAACGATCATTTACGAATTTTTTTCAGAAGAGAGCGAAATTTCCAAGGTTCAAATCTAAAAAGAATAGTGTTAAAAGTTATACGACAAATTGTGTGAACAATCCGATAAGAATAGAGGAAAACAAATATTTGATTTTGCCGAAATTGAAAAGAATAAAATTAAAATATCATAGAGAAATACCAAAGAATTATAGAATAAAGTCGGTAACATTGACAAACAGTAATGGAAATTACTATGTTTCTGTTTTGACGGAATTTGAAAAAGAAATTCAAAAGGTAGCTAGTAAAGATAAAGTGATTGGGCTTGATTTTTCAATGTCTGAATTATTTGTCAGTTCTGAAAACCAAAGGGCTGATTATCCAAGATATTTTAGGATGTTGGAAGAAGAATTGAAAAAATTGCAGAAATCATTATCAAAAAAAGTGAAATTTTCTAAAAATTGGTATAAGCAAAAAGCGAAAATATCGAAATTACATGAGTATATCAAAAATTGCCGAAGAGATTTTCTACATAAATTATCGAGAAAATTATCTGAAGATTATAATGCTGTGGTTGTTGAAAATTTGAATATGAAAGGGATGAGTCAGGCATTAAATTTTGGGAAAAGTGTAGGAGATAATGGATGGGGAATGTTTTTGAGAATGCTTGAGTATAAACTGATGTTTTTAGGAAAGCAATTTTTGAAGATAGATAAGTGGTTTCCATCGTCGAAAACTTGCAGTAAATGTGGAAACGTTAAAGAGGAACTGAAATTATCAGAAAGAAGTTATAAATGTGAGTGCTGTGGGATTGAAATTGATAGAGATTATAATGCGGCACTGAATATAAGAGATGTTGGAAAAGAAATGTTGAAATATTAG
- the deoC gene encoding deoxyribose-phosphate aldolase has translation MKINKFIDHTILRASATREDIKKLCDEAKEYGFYSVCVNGANVEYAFSQVKDSDVKVAAVVGFPLGAMATDVKVFEAKKAIKDGASEIDMVINVGALKDKDYELVENEIRRIKEAIGKNVLKVIIETCYLTDEEKVKACELAVNANADFVKTSTGFGTGGATFEDVELMKKTVGDKAKVKASGGVRDFETAKKYIELGAERLGTSSGIAIVTGAENKSSGY, from the coding sequence ATGAAAATAAACAAATTTATTGATCACACAATTTTGAGGGCAAGTGCTACGAGAGAAGATATAAAAAAATTATGCGATGAAGCAAAAGAATACGGGTTTTACTCAGTTTGTGTAAATGGGGCGAATGTTGAATATGCTTTTAGTCAAGTTAAGGATAGTGATGTAAAGGTTGCAGCAGTAGTTGGGTTTCCTTTGGGGGCTATGGCGACGGATGTAAAGGTATTCGAGGCGAAAAAGGCGATTAAAGATGGAGCTTCAGAAATTGATATGGTTATTAATGTTGGAGCATTGAAAGATAAGGATTATGAATTGGTGGAAAACGAAATTAGAAGAATTAAGGAAGCGATTGGAAAAAATGTCTTGAAAGTGATTATTGAAACTTGCTATTTGACTGATGAGGAAAAAGTGAAGGCGTGTGAATTGGCTGTTAATGCGAATGCTGATTTTGTGAAAACTTCGACAGGTTTTGGAACTGGAGGGGCTACATTTGAAGATGTGGAACTTATGAAAAAAACAGTTGGAGATAAGGCTAAGGTTAAGGCAAGCGGTGGAGTGAGAGACTTTGAGACTGCGAAAAAATATATTGAATTGGGTGCTGAAAGATTGGGAACAAGTTCTGGAATTGCGATTGTAACTGGGGCTGAAAACAAAAGTTCTGGATATTAA
- a CDS encoding endonuclease/exonuclease/phosphatase family protein, giving the protein MEFRIITYNIFGARLTNGRELARSLKKYNPDFIGLQEVDRNTKRSKFRDVVQEMAQELGYHYHYFQKTMDFDKGEFGIAFISKYDVKNIYIHQLPGKSKEKRQVLAARLNTSKFKKKILVVNTHLDNSLDNKNEELDDLFATIEGFKGDVKFLCGDFNLLPTTEYYAKIRKDWNDSYFQGRDLENKKNSENRELETPRIDYVMAKKRTDYKAKKSFYINDNSRNWTKLSDHLPYMAVFEVE; this is encoded by the coding sequence ATGGAATTTAGAATTATAACATACAATATTTTTGGGGCAAGGCTTACCAATGGAAGGGAACTTGCTCGGAGCTTGAAAAAATATAATCCAGATTTTATCGGACTTCAGGAAGTTGATAGAAATACAAAAAGAAGTAAATTTCGAGATGTTGTACAGGAAATGGCACAGGAATTGGGTTATCATTATCATTATTTTCAGAAAACGATGGATTTTGATAAAGGTGAGTTTGGAATTGCGTTTATTTCAAAGTATGATGTGAAAAATATTTACATTCATCAGCTACCTGGTAAAAGCAAAGAAAAAAGGCAAGTTTTGGCAGCTAGATTGAATACTTCAAAATTTAAAAAGAAAATTTTAGTTGTGAATACACATCTTGATAACAGTTTGGACAATAAAAATGAGGAGTTGGATGATTTATTTGCTACAATCGAGGGATTTAAGGGCGATGTGAAGTTTTTGTGTGGAGATTTTAATCTTTTGCCAACGACAGAATATTATGCGAAAATCAGGAAAGATTGGAATGACAGCTATTTTCAAGGTAGAGATTTGGAAAATAAGAAAAACTCAGAAAATAGGGAGCTTGAAACGCCTAGAATTGATTATGTGATGGCAAAAAAGAGGACAGATTACAAAGCAAAAAAGAGTTTTTATATTAATGATAATTCAAGGAATTGGACGAAATTGTCGGATCATCTGCCGTATATGGCGGTTTTTGAGGTGGAGTAA
- a CDS encoding NUDIX hydrolase codes for MNKNEEENKEEEQKWLDWAIELQSLAQAGLAYGKDKFDIERFERIREISAEMVAHKTEISVEKVKDLFCNEVGYQTPKIDVRGVIFENDKVLLIQESNGKWALPGGWADVYLSVKENVLKEVKEEAGIETSAEMIIALLDVTKNQGKKIPYGITKVFVLCEYVSGKFEKNIETVDSRYFGIDELPELETKKITAEQIKMCFEANRNRDKWKVVFD; via the coding sequence GTGAATAAAAATGAAGAAGAAAATAAAGAAGAAGAACAAAAATGGCTAGACTGGGCAATTGAACTTCAAAGTCTAGCACAAGCAGGACTTGCTTATGGAAAAGATAAGTTCGATATTGAGCGGTTTGAGAGAATTAGGGAGATTTCGGCAGAAATGGTGGCACACAAAACTGAGATTTCGGTGGAAAAGGTAAAGGATTTATTTTGTAATGAAGTTGGATATCAGACACCTAAAATTGATGTGAGAGGTGTGATTTTTGAAAATGATAAAGTTCTTTTAATTCAGGAAAGTAATGGAAAATGGGCATTGCCAGGTGGATGGGCGGATGTTTATCTTTCTGTGAAGGAAAATGTGTTGAAGGAAGTTAAGGAAGAAGCTGGGATTGAGACTAGTGCTGAGATGATTATAGCTTTGCTTGATGTTACAAAAAATCAAGGTAAAAAGATACCATACGGTATAACGAAAGTATTTGTTTTGTGTGAATATGTGAGTGGAAAATTTGAGAAAAATATTGAAACGGTTGACAGCAGATATTTTGGGATTGATGAATTGCCTGAACTGGAAACAAAGAAAATCACAGCTGAGCAAATAAAAATGTGCTTTGAGGCGAATAGAAATAGGGATAAATGGAAGGTTGTTTTTGATTAA
- the putP gene encoding sodium/proline symporter PutP: MAIGVYFYVKTDTHEEYILGGRGVGYWVTAMSAQASDMSGWLLLGLPGAVYLSGLKQVWVIIGLIIGTYINWKIVAPRLRMQTEEHEALTIPTFISKKSNDTKGYVKTFSAIVILFFFTIYSASGLVSNGKLFESLLGIDYKLGVLVGGGTIIFYTFLGGYLAGVWTDFFQGILMFFAIIIVPVTAYFVVGGSSAIDVAMTQKHISLNLLKYPEALSIPVIISGLGWGLGYFGQPHIIVKFMSIKSVNELWKARLIAMVWVIISLVCSIAIGITGIALFKNVQDPEKIFIYMIGKLFNPWIAGILYAAILSAIMSTISAQLLVASNTLTEDFYKYIVKREKTNKELIWVGRICIIIIFIIATLLSMNPNSEVLSLVSYAWAGFGAVFSPVILFILYKKEMNWKNILISMVVATITVIFWNQSGLGKKIYEIVPGFLVNMFCLYILEKFIKSKK, translated from the coding sequence CTGGCGATAGGAGTATATTTTTATGTAAAAACGGATACTCATGAGGAATATATTTTAGGTGGAAGAGGTGTAGGTTACTGGGTAACAGCAATGTCAGCTCAAGCGAGTGACATGAGTGGATGGTTATTGTTAGGATTGCCAGGAGCCGTTTACTTATCAGGATTAAAGCAAGTCTGGGTTATAATAGGATTAATAATAGGAACTTATATAAATTGGAAAATAGTAGCACCAAGATTGAGAATGCAGACAGAAGAACACGAAGCATTGACAATTCCAACATTTATATCAAAAAAATCAAATGATACGAAAGGTTACGTAAAAACTTTTTCAGCGATTGTAATTTTATTTTTCTTTACAATTTACTCGGCATCAGGATTGGTTTCAAATGGGAAGTTATTTGAATCGTTATTGGGAATTGATTATAAATTAGGAGTATTAGTAGGTGGAGGAACCATAATATTTTATACATTTTTAGGTGGATATTTGGCAGGAGTTTGGACAGATTTCTTTCAAGGAATATTGATGTTTTTTGCAATTATAATTGTTCCAGTTACAGCATATTTTGTAGTTGGAGGAAGTAGCGCTATTGATGTTGCAATGACTCAAAAGCATATTTCACTTAACTTGTTGAAATATCCAGAAGCACTTAGCATACCGGTAATTATTTCTGGATTAGGTTGGGGACTTGGATATTTTGGACAGCCACACATAATTGTAAAGTTTATGAGTATAAAAAGTGTAAATGAACTTTGGAAAGCTAGGTTAATCGCGATGGTATGGGTTATAATTTCATTGGTTTGTTCTATTGCAATTGGTATTACAGGAATTGCTCTTTTCAAAAATGTTCAAGATCCAGAAAAAATCTTCATTTACATGATAGGAAAATTATTCAATCCTTGGATAGCAGGTATTTTATATGCAGCGATTTTATCAGCAATAATGTCAACAATTTCAGCACAATTGTTAGTTGCATCGAATACCTTGACTGAAGATTTTTATAAATATATTGTTAAAAGAGAAAAAACGAATAAAGAACTTATTTGGGTTGGGAGAATTTGTATTATAATTATTTTTATAATCGCAACATTGTTATCAATGAATCCCAATTCAGAAGTATTGTCATTAGTTTCATACGCATGGGCAGGTTTTGGAGCTGTATTTTCTCCAGTAATTTTATTTATTTTGTACAAAAAAGAAATGAACTGGAAAAATATTTTGATTTCAATGGTTGTCGCTACAATTACAGTAATTTTCTGGAATCAAAGCGGACTTGGTAAAAAAATTTATGAAATTGTACCAGGATTTTTAGTAAATATGTTTTGTTTGTATATTTTGGAAAAATTTATTAAGAGTAAAAAATAA
- a CDS encoding SH3 domain-containing protein encodes MKIKNYLFFVFLLLISVISFGKNTNAQEILLTDNGVILNLRGIFKMDWDKSDPDVPCFATGYGEMLFYPENKDIVNGKPLVLRFRNFDYNNPDMNVDYEKEASKEEKIITETLKKNFPEEYQKMQKIRKGKFEVPATVKIKKVLPYTECDFTTVYAYATELKRVDGAKSKITEIKTKKSKDSEEEFSDPNEPFDLKKYEVSSKDGYANLREKLTTNSKIISKMDNGTVVKYITKYGDWYYVFDVEYPDESNKLSKVKEYRGFIHKSQLKKYVD; translated from the coding sequence ATGAAAATTAAAAATTATTTATTTTTTGTATTTTTGCTATTGATTTCTGTAATTAGTTTTGGAAAAAATACTAATGCTCAAGAAATTTTATTGACTGATAACGGTGTAATTTTGAATTTAAGAGGGATTTTTAAGATGGATTGGGATAAAAGTGATCCAGATGTTCCTTGTTTTGCGACAGGATATGGTGAAATGCTATTTTATCCTGAAAATAAGGATATTGTGAATGGGAAACCGTTAGTTTTGAGGTTTAGAAATTTTGACTATAATAATCCAGATATGAATGTGGATTATGAAAAAGAAGCGTCTAAGGAAGAGAAAATTATTACTGAAACATTGAAGAAAAATTTTCCAGAAGAATATCAAAAAATGCAAAAAATTCGTAAAGGGAAATTTGAAGTTCCAGCAACAGTTAAGATAAAAAAAGTTTTGCCGTATACAGAATGTGATTTTACGACTGTTTATGCTTATGCTACAGAATTAAAGAGAGTTGATGGTGCGAAATCGAAAATTACTGAAATAAAAACGAAAAAATCGAAGGATTCTGAAGAAGAATTTTCAGATCCGAATGAACCTTTTGATTTAAAAAAATATGAAGTGAGTTCAAAGGACGGATATGCGAATTTGCGTGAAAAACTGACAACAAACTCGAAAATTATTTCAAAAATGGATAACGGAACTGTTGTGAAATATATTACAAAATATGGCGACTGGTATTATGTTTTTGATGTTGAGTATCCTGATGAAAGTAATAAACTCTCAAAAGTAAAGGAATATCGAGGTTTTATTCATAAAAGCCAGTTGAAAAAATATGTTGATTAA
- a CDS encoding Fic family protein, translating to MGKECGYNPAFKITNNVMNLLTEITEIVGEITILEKTNPDFVIKYKNRIEIIYLMFKNKIKDLTLEEVSNIVKGNSSELSFENIEKIKKINDLYEKIEFLNPFSVKDFLDIYRILVNSDNKDLVQNFSKYLKELFSWLKKSKLNILIKSCILHYEIAKMSHFEDGRMGRLWQILILSKWKSFFAWIPLEILIQENIEKYYEIINKSKKSESLNLFVVFILQIIKDNLKKLKKRTSKLYEEENISNFLNGAYIGLFKDVEVEDITVDFKFDAFYIGENNEIDFSTAIKNKFSALIPEETRKRKLIYNNTIKEIQNMEISFKKCNHYSESVDFIIENQNDREYKYYKDFFETIETKYYINGLGKPLNFYLLEEDKCKNCAYLYEYYTYVTFSIKIIEYKSYMAMFIFGSNY from the coding sequence ATGGGAAAAGAATGTGGTTATAATCCAGCATTTAAGATTACAAATAATGTAATGAATCTTTTGACTGAAATTACAGAGATAGTTGGAGAAATAACAATTTTAGAAAAAACGAATCCTGATTTTGTTATAAAATATAAAAATAGGATAGAAATAATTTATTTAATGTTTAAGAATAAAATTAAAGACTTAACTTTAGAAGAAGTTTCAAATATAGTAAAAGGGAATTCAAGTGAACTATCATTTGAAAATATAGAAAAAATAAAAAAGATAAATGATCTTTATGAGAAAATAGAATTTTTAAATCCATTTTCAGTAAAGGATTTTTTAGATATTTATAGAATTTTGGTAAATTCAGATAACAAAGATTTAGTTCAAAATTTTTCAAAATATTTAAAAGAATTATTTTCTTGGTTAAAAAAGAGTAAATTGAATATTTTAATAAAATCTTGTATTTTACATTATGAAATAGCAAAAATGTCACATTTTGAAGATGGTAGAATGGGAAGATTATGGCAAATTTTAATTTTATCAAAATGGAAAAGTTTTTTTGCATGGATACCATTAGAAATATTAATACAAGAAAATATAGAAAAATATTATGAAATTATCAATAAATCAAAAAAATCGGAATCATTAAACCTTTTTGTTGTTTTTATACTTCAAATTATAAAAGATAATCTAAAAAAATTAAAAAAAAGAACTTCAAAATTATATGAGGAAGAAAATATTTCTAATTTTTTAAATGGTGCATATATTGGATTGTTTAAAGATGTTGAAGTTGAAGATATAACAGTAGATTTTAAATTTGATGCTTTTTATATAGGAGAAAATAATGAAATAGATTTTAGTACAGCGATAAAAAATAAATTTTCTGCGTTGATTCCAGAAGAAACTAGAAAAAGAAAATTGATATACAATAATACTATAAAAGAAATACAAAATATGGAAATTTCATTCAAAAAATGTAATCACTATTCTGAATCAGTTGATTTTATAATAGAGAATCAAAATGATAGAGAATATAAATATTATAAAGATTTTTTTGAAACTATTGAAACAAAATATTATATAAACGGACTGGGAAAACCATTGAATTTTTATTTATTAGAAGAAGATAAATGTAAAAACTGTGCATATTTATATGAATATTACACATATGTTACATTTTCTATTAAAATTATTGAATATAAATCATATATGGCTATGTTTATATTTGGTTCTAATTACTAA
- a CDS encoding DKNYY domain-containing protein: protein MKKNILKVLLFLVLGNVGFGDVIQILGDHYSIDKGKVYYENEILEGVNPKTAELIGFSLLKDDKNIYYMGKKIKDVKIKNFEKLGKNYWKNDNKIYYRDEKIENADIISFKVLNEDYAKDKNHIYRGSEAIDSSLSGKIKDPKTFEFLPNGIINATLYGKDKYNVYYIENKMINCFDTYYSIYEVNGINKDKVELLNDWFIKDDKNIYFKGEILEGVDYNTFEVLPNGEGKDKNRSYEYLTKDEWKWF, encoded by the coding sequence GTGAAGAAAAATATCTTAAAAGTATTGTTATTTCTAGTTTTGGGAAATGTGGGATTTGGAGATGTTATTCAGATTTTAGGAGATCATTATTCGATAGACAAAGGAAAGGTTTATTATGAAAATGAAATTTTGGAGGGAGTAAATCCGAAAACTGCTGAGTTGATAGGATTTTCTCTTTTAAAAGATGATAAGAATATTTATTATATGGGTAAAAAAATAAAAGATGTAAAAATTAAAAATTTTGAAAAATTAGGTAAAAATTATTGGAAAAATGATAATAAAATTTATTATCGGGATGAAAAAATAGAAAATGCTGATATTATAAGTTTTAAAGTTTTAAATGAAGATTATGCGAAAGATAAAAATCATATTTATAGAGGAAGTGAAGCAATAGATTCTTCATTATCTGGAAAAATTAAAGATCCTAAAACATTTGAATTTTTGCCAAATGGAATAATAAATGCTACATTGTATGGAAAAGATAAATATAATGTGTATTATATTGAAAATAAAATGATAAACTGTTTTGATACATACTATTCTATTTATGAAGTAAATGGAATTAATAAAGATAAAGTAGAACTTTTGAATGATTGGTTTATAAAAGATGATAAGAATATTTATTTTAAGGGAGAAATTTTAGAAGGTGTAGATTATAATACATTTGAAGTGCTTCCAAATGGAGAAGGAAAAGATAAAAATCGAAGTTATGAATATTTGACTAAAGATGAATGGAAATGGTTTTAA
- a CDS encoding GNAT family N-acetyltransferase — protein MKIRKATINDLEELTRIEAECFPAAEAATEESFRGRLEIYPDFFWILENEDGKIISFVNGMATNDEILTDEMFENPNLHDENGDWQMIFGVNTLPEFRRRGYAEKVLRKVVEDAKSAGRKGVVLTCKDRLVPFYGKIGFVNEGLSESTHGGAVWYNMRIIF, from the coding sequence ATGAAAATTAGAAAAGCAACAATTAATGATTTAGAAGAATTGACAAGAATTGAGGCAGAGTGTTTTCCTGCTGCGGAGGCGGCAACGGAAGAGAGTTTTCGTGGGAGATTGGAAATTTATCCAGATTTTTTTTGGATTTTGGAAAATGAGGATGGTAAAATTATTTCGTTTGTAAATGGGATGGCTACGAATGATGAAATTTTGACAGATGAAATGTTTGAAAATCCTAATTTACATGATGAAAATGGCGATTGGCAGATGATTTTTGGAGTGAACACGCTTCCAGAATTTAGACGGAGAGGTTATGCTGAGAAAGTTTTGAGAAAAGTTGTGGAAGATGCGAAAAGTGCTGGAAGAAAGGGTGTTGTGTTGACTTGTAAAGATAGGCTTGTTCCATTTTATGGGAAGATTGGGTTTGTGAATGAAGGGTTATCAGAGTCAACTCATGGGGGTGCGGTTTGGTATAATATGAGGATTATTTTTTAA
- the hpf gene encoding ribosome hibernation-promoting factor, HPF/YfiA family, protein MKIIISGKQLKVTDAIKTYTEEKISRISKYSDAITEIDVVLTVEDTKSEGPVHKADGLVFASGTKIKIEAENKDLYAAIDDLSDRLERQVRKYKEKQKDHNKKGTRQS, encoded by the coding sequence ATGAAAATCATTATTAGCGGAAAACAACTTAAAGTCACAGATGCAATTAAAACTTATACTGAAGAAAAAATAAGCAGAATTTCCAAGTATTCAGATGCTATCACAGAAATCGATGTTGTTCTGACTGTCGAAGATACAAAATCTGAAGGTCCAGTTCACAAAGCTGATGGATTAGTTTTTGCAAGTGGTACAAAAATAAAAATAGAGGCTGAAAATAAAGACTTATATGCAGCAATTGATGATCTATCCGACAGATTGGAAAGACAAGTTAGAAAATATAAAGAAAAACAAAAAGACCACAACAAAAAAGGTACTCGTCAATCTTAA